The DNA region ATGAAATATTCGCCGGAACCGAGACTTACGCCTGACTCTAGCGTAGCCATCAGCTGGCCGGAAAATTCAGATTTGGAGGAATCCGGCGAAGAGGACGGCGATGGAGGAGAGTTGTATTTCTTCTGTCTTGATGAACTGTTCTGATTCTTCTTCTCTACAATCCTTTTGTGTAGTGTCTGAATTCTGACTAAATCTCGAGAAGTTGACTCGAAAACGGAATCTTTAGGATTCATATCTGGATTCCGTCGCCGGTGATTCAATTGAAGCTTCACTGACGGAGCCTGTTTGATTCCATCTGGGTTAGATTCAGATTTCTCTGGATTTGATTCTGCGAGGCCGCAGTCGGAAACAGATGCCCCACTGAAACTCATATGATCCGGAAATTCGATTCCGGCGAGATGAGAGATGTTGGATTTCTGGGTGTAAGTCCCGCCGGCGGATTCCATTGCCGCGAACAGGAACAGGAGGAGTACGAGGTAGCCCAAGAACCTGGAAATCATTGGAGGATCCTGAATTCCTGCTAAAAGTGGAAGCAAGTTTCACGTAATTCAGGAATAGAAAGAAGCAATAAACTAATGATGAATCAAGAAAAGGCGAGAGAAGGGGATAAAGAAAATGGAAAGGGTTTGAAGAAAAGGGATATTCAAAGAAGAGGAAAAATGTTCATCAATGGTGGCTGGCTGTCTGCTTGAATCTCTAGAGAGAGAAGATGAGAGGGAAGTCAAAGATTGGGTTTTTGATCGATTGGTTTCCCGTtgaattggattggattggtcagacttcatcatatatataataccatcttcatcttcatcatcttcttcacgCGGTTTCATGGATGATGAGTCCTCTCTTTCCTTTCTTTTAAACCCATTTCTTATATATTCaccaataattatatttatttgaaattttcatgtattttcaaaaagttataaaaatattttgagataaaacgAGATGTTTTTTCAATTCCATTagtaatttttcattaattcattggaattattttaactattggTGTTGGAGATTCTCTAATGGTGGGTTCTTATTGGGTCAATGAATGAATGCATAAATTAAAGGGATATTAGTTTATCcacgttttttttatataacattcaTCATTAcgacaaatattatatattattttggtgcatatataaattataaactataaattaattaacttatgattattgaaataattaatatagaaaattataattaatttttaattgggATGAGTCAAAGGCCGTGTTTGGTTGTCTTGTGACTTTGTCACCCACAAAATGTTCACTTCAAAGTCTTCActtagtgatatatatatatatatatttaatattaaattagtaggtataagtatatatattaagggTGACAATGTttagttaatttgatttgtatttttaaaatttattttgtattatttataaattaatattttatatataactttttatttaaattattaagaattaattttatatatatatattttttaaaatattaatgactCAATGTATATGTTAACAAACAGATTAATTCAAATtacatgtttataaaattataaatataaataaatttaaattgatttaataattaaaatcttaGCACATATATTATGATAAAGTTGGGGGTAAATTTAAgaatgttatattttaattgaagcaACGAGGTTAGtaaattataagatttaaagGAAGGATTAGGTGaagaaatttaagaaaattatatgTGATgacttttaattttcaaatagttgagatattatttttttatacttaagaaaatatttcaCCATAATATATAACTTAGTTAACAATAGGAAAAACACAAGTGATTGAGAGGATCAAGAAAATAGGGTTTACGTgggcttaaaaaaaaattagagtaggCTTAAAATTATAGgagaatttttttgaataaaattattagatgaatATAAGTTTTAccgggaaatttgatcaaataacctcaaagatgaggttatttgatctgatggtaagttgataattttattgcgctcgtggtgattttattttttttggacgattttgcccttgtcgcgaaacgctaagtgacttagcgtttcgcgaagtgacgatatgtgaaatgtccagattacccttactatttaatataacctccgtactttttttttcatttcttttattctccttctctctcttcccgctcttctcctcattctctctaaactccggcggcggcggcggcgaacTCGTCGGAGATCTCGGCGGCGAAGGTTCGTTCGAAATCCACTATGAGCTCGACGACgtgcacgagcactgttccaataggtacgtctattttaagcatgttttattgatgttcggtttctgagattgattagggtttacttcccgtttcgctaagtgcctagcgattcgcgaaggccttcccgtttcgctaagtgccttacgattcgcgaaggccttcccgtttcgccAAGTGCCTaacgattcgcgaaggccttcccgtttcgctaagttcctagcgattcgcgaagtattaattatccgtctctaaatcaaatcatgtttttttattgcagctgaagttttcgttttctataatggagagtggaaacttgatgctgatggaatattgtattttgatgcatcttcaatcaaaacatttgatctaccccaaagtactcgttatgctgaattacttgatatGCTCTACGATAGACTTAATCTCCAGATATCAAcatacgatttagtgctccaagtgaagtatgatattccgatatcagaaatccaaaacctgtttttattgataatgatggggatttgaacacatatctatcacgcttgattttgggtcgaacagtgtcaccattgtgtgtatctgtagtggagaagtcagcgtttattaaagaaaagataccactacttacatacccaactcaagaaagtatactaccaccacaacttactcagaaatttgttccacctgttgtacccttgaaattctttgttgaaagtcaaaatgaagccggagaaacctctttgcctcacatcccacttactcaggacttgcatgttaatagtggtgaaaaagcatcaatacctatacaaccaagtgcaagaagatcatcattgggtacaccaactagtgcaagaaaggcatcaaatggtacaccaacaagtgcaagaagatcatcaatgggtacaccatctagtgcaagacgatcttcaatgagtacaccatcgacagacacatcaccgccagaccccacatttgcgatggcattaactagtgaaaccgtattggaagtcggttcgttgtttgaaaataaaaaagaacttcaacttgctttatataaatatgcgatggccaatcattttgaattcaaagtggagaagtcaagaaaaaatctttgggaactcaaatgtttaaatgagacatgcaagtggagcttgcgggctgtgaaaggtaagttttctgagatgtttgagatccggacatttgagcaacaacactcatgctcagttttgtcgaggcccaagaaaaaaatgcaaacaccagcatggttattgggcagtgcgtgaagagcaagtacatggaccatcatcataaccacttgcctaagaaaataattgaagacatgcagacaacttatgggatatttttgacttataataaggcatggagggcaagggaaaatgctttaatagctgtgcgaggaacggtagaggattcctatggaatactgccatcatacctttacatgttggagaagtgtaatcctggtaccataaccgacatacagacagacgagctcggccacttcaagtatatgttcatgtccttaggcctctcaattaggggtttcaaatccttttgccgtcctgtattatgtgttgatgctagttttcttaagcacaaggtgggtggtcaattattggtggTTATGTGGACATCGTCAATTGTTGACCATTCTGGCATATATCTATGTGGTGATGCCATGTAATAGTCTTTGAATTCGGCGACTAGATAGTTAGCAGGATCCTTAATAAAAGTCTTGTGCTCTCGCCTGATCCTGTCCACCAATAAGCAATCCCCAATTGCCACATGTGAatttttatatgtcttgggatagTAGGAAATCCTTTTCCGCAAAAGATGGCAGAATGCATCGATTTCCTGCACAATGGGAGCATACAACATACATTCAgtatatatcaaacaacattgactaagtacttagcgaaatgaagagtacttagcgaaacgagaggtacttagcgaatcgacaagtacttggcgaaacgagatgtacttagcgaatcgataagtacttggcgaatcgataagtacttggcgaatcgataagtacttagcgaatcaaTAAGTACTTGGCGAATCGATAATTACTTGGCGAAACGATGAgtattaatgaataatgaattgatttgcACGACTTACAGTGTCTTCAAGTCATGTCAACCTTGTTAAAACTCTAACAAACACATCCTTCTTTGCTTGGCAAGTATGTACATCCGTTGTCAAATTATCGGTTTCTGGATCATCCAACCACGCCTTTACTTTATCCAGTagctcatcttcaaatttttgaaggtgaTATACTTTCATTGGATCCTTTGTCTTGGGCATTTTTGACAAGGAAGGGTTGGTGTACGAGTCATCTTTTTTCGGCTTCCTCACTCTCCTCCCATAATTTCCTTTAGGAGGAGTATTGTATAACTGGAAatcatcattgtcatcattgTCATCTCCTCCCATAATTTCCTCATTTGTCTGTGCCTTCACATCCACACTCTtctcatccttcaccttcactttcaAATCCTTCACCTTCAGATTCAGATCAACCTCCACATCATCCACCTTAGCCACACCATCCAGCTTCTCACCGTCCTCCACTTTAGCCTCATCCTCCATCTTTACGTCCTCCACCTTCGCATCGTTCTCTTTTCGTTCATCCTCCACTTTCTCACCGTCCTCCACCTTAGCCTCATCcatcttctcatcatcatccaccttctcatcgttCTCCACCTTAGCCTCATCcatcttctcatcatcatcatccaccttctcatcgttCTCCACCTTAGCCTCATCcatcttctcatcatcatccaccttctcatcgttCTCCACCTTCTGTtcgtcctccaccttctcattgtCCTCCTTTACATCGTCTTTCTTCCCATCATTCCCATCATTCCCATCATtcaccttctcatcatccccCACAGTATCCTGCATCACTATCATCTCCTACAAAATAGGCAAAATTCTGGTCAGTACAaacttagcgaatcgacaagtactttgcgaaacgacaagtactaacttagcgaaacgataagtacttggcgaaacgacaagtactaaCTTAGAGAAACGAcaagtactaacttagcgaatcgacaattacttggcgaaacgat from Impatiens glandulifera chromosome 5, dImpGla2.1, whole genome shotgun sequence includes:
- the LOC124939583 gene encoding DEK domain-containing chromatin-associated protein 4-like, which encodes MIVMQDTVGDDEKVNDGNDGNDGKKDDVKEDNEKVEDEQKVENDEKVDDDEKMDEAKVENDEKVDDDDEKMDEAKVENDEKVDDDEKMDEAKVEDGEKVEDERKENDAKVEDVKMEDEAKVEDGEKLDGVAKVDDVEVDLNLKVKDLKVKVKDEKSVDVKAQTNEEIMGGDDNDDNDDFQLYNTPPKGNYGRRVRKPKKDDSYTNPSLSKMPKTKDPMKVYHLQKFEDELLDKVKAWLDDPETDNLTTDEIDAFCHLLRKRISYYPKTYKNSHVAIGDCLLVDRIRREHKTFIKDPANYLVAEFKDYYMASPHRYMPEWSTIDDVHITTNN